The region CGTTCTTGGGGTGGCCGGCGATGCTGCCCGGCTGGATGTTGTGAATCTGCTCAATAGGGTAGGCGCTGCGGGTGTTCTCGGTCAGGCTGCCGTCGTCCAGGTCGGGCACACGGTTTTCGTCCAGCACCACGTTTTCCAGCACCGTGCCGTAGGTATGGGTGGTGCGGTAGATGTCTGGCTCGGCTTCGGCGTTCAGGTTGATGACCTTGGCGTAGCAGCCGCCCTCGAAGTTGAACACGCCCTTTTCGGTCCAGCCGTGCTCATCGTCCCCGATCAGCCGGCGGCTGGGGTCGGCGCTCAGGGTGGTTTTGCCGGTGCCACTCAGGCCGAAGAACAGTGCCACGTCGCCGTCCTCGCCCACGTTGGCTGAGCAGTGCATCGGCATCACGCCGCGCTCAGGCAGCAGGTAGTTCAGCACCCCAAAGATGCCTTTCTTGTTCTCACCGGCGTACTGGGTGCCGCCCACGATGATCATCCGGCGGCCGAAGTTCACCAGAATAAAGGTGTCGCTGCGGGTGCCGTCCACGGCCGGGTCGGCCTTGAAGCTGGGGATGTTGAGCACAGTCCAGTCGGGCTCGAAACCCTGGCGTTCCTCGGCGCTGGGGCGCACGAACATGTTGTTCACGAACAGCGAGTGATAGGCCATTTCCTGAATGAACCGCACCTTGATGCGCTGCTCGGGGTCGGTGCCGGCATAGAGGTCCTGCACGAACAGTTCCTTGTCCTGCGCGAAGGCCAGCATCTTGTCCAGCAACTTATCGAACACGTCGGCGCTGATCGGCTGGTTGAACCCCTGCCACCAGACCATATCGCGGGTCTGATCGTCCTCCACGATAAAGCGGTCCTTGGGGCTGCGGCCGGTCTTGTTGGTCTGAACCACCAGGGGACCGCCCTGGGCCAGCTGGCCTTCGCCCCGGCGCAGCGCGGCTTCATACAGTTCGGGAACCGTAGGGTTACGGTGCACTTGGCTGGATTTGAGCAGGTCGTCGATGCGGGATTGTGATGCAGTCATAGAATTTCCTCCGGGGGTTGCCCAGCAGCGGCCGCACGCAGTCTCTGAAGGTTCAGCGCCGGGAGCGTCATGCTGGGAAACTGTACCTGTGCCAGGAACCCAGCGCCGGGGCCTGCCTGTGCGCTGTCAAGAGACTGCACGGCTTATGGAAGCCTCTTTTCGCAGCCTGCTGCTGAACTGATGCTTCTATTGTGCCGCAAGTGTGTCCAGATAACAAACCGACTTTTGTCACGCTGTAGGTACGGCCAGGGGCGGCGAAGAAGGGCAACAGACAGTAAAAACCCCGCCTTGTGGGCGGGGCCTTGCCATTTGAAAGGAAAGAGGATTTAGAGATCAGGCGTTCGGGGTGTTGCTGACATTGCCGTTGCCGTGTTTGTCATCCTTGGCCTGGCTGCCCTTGTCCTGATCGTTCTTGTGGTCGCTGCCCTGATCAGCCTTGCTGGCCGTAGCGCCGTCACCCATGCTGGCCGGCGCCTGGGTCCCGGTCTTGGGGTTACCGCTGTCCTTGGAGGCGTCGCCGGTCGCGGCCACGCTCTTGTTGGCGGTCGGAGCCGGCTGGGTGCTGGGCTTGGGTCCTTCGATCCACAGTTCGCCCACGCTGGCCTTGAAGGAGCGGCCTACCCGTTTCAGATGATGACGGGCGTCGGGCGAGACTTTTTCTACGCCTTCCAGCACAGCGGTGCGGGCTTCAGGAAAGCGGGCCAGGGCCACAGCGCCGGCGCCCAACAGCCCCAGCAGGACAGTGCCGCTGCTCAGGCCACCGCCCTGGGAGCGGGCCTGACGCTTCTGCTTGCGCACGTCCTTTTCGAACTGCGCGAATTCACGTTCAGCCATCTTCTGCAGCGGGGCCACCTTCTTGTCAATGGCGCGTTCCAGCTTGGCAGCGTTCCACTTGCGCTTGGTCTGGCGCAGTTCGCGCTCCGCTTCGCGGCGGGCACGGCCCAGGTCACGTTCCATGTGGCGGCGGCGGTCTTCGAGCTCGTCACCGCTGCGGTTCAGGAAGCCCAGGAAAGCGCCCTGGAGATCGTCCAGCTGGTCTTCGCCCTGGCGGGCAACCTGGCGTGCTCCCTTGCGCACCTTGCGGGCTTTTGCCTCGCCCTGATCGGCCAGGCCACGGGCGGCGCTGCGGGCACCGTACAGGGCGTCGTCTCCCTGATCCAGCAGCTGCATACCGGCGCGGCGAGCACCCCGGCGAGCCTGGAAGAGGGCGCCTTCACCCTGATCCGCCAGGTCGCGGGCAGTGCTGCGGACACCGCGGCGGGCACCGTGCAGGGCATCTTCGCCCTGGTCCAGCAGCTGCATGCCGGTGCGGCGGGCGCCCCGGCGAGCCTGGAACAGAGCGTCTTCGCCCTGGTCAGCCAGCTGGTGGGCACCGTGACGGGCCTGGAAGAGGACATCTTCACCCTGGTCAGCCAGGTTGCGAACAGCGCTGCGGGCGCCGCGGCGCACTCCATGCAAGGCGTCTTCGGCCTGCTCGGCGCCGTCCTGCCAGCTCTGCTGCACGTTGTCCACCAGGCGGCTGGCCTGTGCGGCGGCGTCGCTTACGGCCGGCACCACTTCTTCTTCCAGCAGGTCGCGGCCCTGATCGTAGGCAGAGCGGGTGGTGCCCACCACGCGGTCACGCAGGTTGCGGTCCAGCAGCAGCGCTGCCAGGCCACCCATCAGAACCAGGTTCGATGCGGAGATTCCAGATTTTTTAGCCATGTCTATCAACTCCTTTAACGCTGCCAGTCTAGACCATCATTGTGCTGGGGCGTTGAATCTCTAAGCTTCTTTTTAAGCGTTTCTTTCCGGATGAGGCAGCGCCGGCCCGGCCAATGTGACCGCCGCGTTGCCGCGGGAGGAGGCCCCTACGTTAAACTGTGAGGGTGAATCGCCCTGCGGCCCTGACCCCTTCTCTGACCCGTCTGGAAGTGCAGTCGCTGGCCACCATCGAAACGCTGGAACTGGAACTGGGCGGCGGCCTGAGCGTGTTTACCGGCGAGACGGGCGCCGGCAAGAGCATCATTGTGGACGCCCTGGGCCTGCTGCTGGGCGAACGCGCCAAACCGGACCTGATTCGCCGCGGCGCCGAGCAGCTGCTGGTCACCGGCTTCTGGGACGGGGAAGACGGCGAGGCCATCAGCTCGCGCCGCGTCAGCCGTCAGGGCCGCTCGGTGGCCCGGCTGAACGGCGAAGTGGTGGCGGTGCGCGAGCTGTCGGGCTGGGCGGCCGAGCGCCTGACCATTCACTGGCAGCACTCGGCCGTAACTCTGCTCTCGCACGCAGCGCAGCGCCGGCTGCTGGACCTGCGCAGCGTGGCAGCTGCAGAGGCGTACAGCGCGGCCTACGCGGCCTGGCAGGCGGCAGCAAACCGGCTGGAGCGCCTGCGCACCGGTGAGCGTGAGCGGGCGCGGTTGCTGGACCTGCTGGAATATCAGGTGGACGAGATTCGTGCAGTGGCGCCGCAGCTGGGCGAGGAGGAACCCCTCACTGCGCAGCTCTCTCGCCTGACCCATCAGGAGGCTATCGCCGGCGCGGCGGCTGGCACCCTGGACCTGCTGGCCGACGGCGAGGTCAGCGCCGAAGGTCTGATGCAGGCGGCCATCAAAACCCTGGCCGCCGGCGCCCGGCATGATCAGGCTTCCGAGGACCTGTTAGGCGAGCTACGCACAGCGCTGGACGGGGTGGCCGCCCTGATTCCCGAGCTGCGAGACATTGCCGAGGCCAGTGCCCCCGACCCCGAGGAAGTCGCCAGAATCGAGGAGCGGCTGGCGGCCCTAAGCCGCCTGAAGGCCAAATACGGCCCCGAGCTGAGCGACGTGCTGGCTTTCGGGGACGCGGCTGAGGGCGAGCTAAACGAACTGAAACAGGACCAGG is a window of Deinococcus sp. Marseille-Q6407 DNA encoding:
- a CDS encoding phosphoenolpyruvate carboxykinase, encoding MTASQSRIDDLLKSSQVHRNPTVPELYEAALRRGEGQLAQGGPLVVQTNKTGRSPKDRFIVEDDQTRDMVWWQGFNQPISADVFDKLLDKMLAFAQDKELFVQDLYAGTDPEQRIKVRFIQEMAYHSLFVNNMFVRPSAEERQGFEPDWTVLNIPSFKADPAVDGTRSDTFILVNFGRRMIIVGGTQYAGENKKGIFGVLNYLLPERGVMPMHCSANVGEDGDVALFFGLSGTGKTTLSADPSRRLIGDDEHGWTEKGVFNFEGGCYAKVINLNAEAEPDIYRTTHTYGTVLENVVLDENRVPDLDDGSLTENTRSAYPIEQIHNIQPGSIAGHPKNVVFLTADAFGVLPPISRLSLEQMEYQFISGFTAKIPGTEQGVTEPQPTFSTCFGAPFMPRHPGQYAELLAQKVKEHGAAVWLVNTGWTGGQYGEGKRMSIRHTRAMINAALEGKLDDVEFVTEPYFGLSIPTHVPGVPDEVLNPRDAWADKEAYEATAKKLAGMFRENFKRFEAGVQPEVTASMPDHS
- the recN gene encoding DNA repair protein RecN — translated: MNRPAALTPSLTRLEVQSLATIETLELELGGGLSVFTGETGAGKSIIVDALGLLLGERAKPDLIRRGAEQLLVTGFWDGEDGEAISSRRVSRQGRSVARLNGEVVAVRELSGWAAERLTIHWQHSAVTLLSHAAQRRLLDLRSVAAAEAYSAAYAAWQAAANRLERLRTGERERARLLDLLEYQVDEIRAVAPQLGEEEPLTAQLSRLTHQEAIAGAAAGTLDLLADGEVSAEGLMQAAIKTLAAGARHDQASEDLLGELRTALDGVAALIPELRDIAEASAPDPEEVARIEERLAALSRLKAKYGPELSDVLAFGDAAEGELNELKQDQADAGDLEDEVERRFAAVQQAGQALDQAREAAAGPLTESLLAVIRQLGMPHARMEFALTPLPQPAASGLSDVTLLFSANPGENMGPLAEVASGGELSRVMLAISTVVGAETPVVIFDEVDAGIGGTAAVAVAEQLAQLGRERQVMVVTHLAQIAARADHHYRVEKEVIDGRTVSRVRRLDQTEREAELARMLGGQTSGAALDHARELLAGGAVTAASGRRRSARSRQG